One genomic segment of Vagococcus intermedius includes these proteins:
- a CDS encoding DeoR/GlpR family DNA-binding transcription regulator yields MKSKRIDEIEKMVLKLETVSIEELCDEFDVSKNTIRRDINELVERDVIEKVYGGIKAKRLPLVSYEKRDDFHREQKRNIAEFASSLIKEGDVIYIDSGTTAAQIPTFLDKDIDCTIITNNFDVVEVCSEFHNANLFVIGSLYNYKTRSFVELDTSAELVNFNINKAFMAATGLTIDNGLTNSDPLEYEMKKKICQNSTEIIAVVDESKFNKSTLLTYCPLSSVNHIISSDNIADRYKEFFIKKEIIYTAIEG; encoded by the coding sequence TTGAAATCCAAAAGAATAGATGAAATTGAAAAAATGGTATTAAAATTAGAGACAGTTTCTATCGAGGAACTATGTGATGAGTTTGATGTTTCTAAAAATACAATCCGTCGAGATATTAATGAGTTAGTAGAAAGAGACGTGATTGAAAAAGTATACGGTGGGATAAAAGCCAAAAGGTTACCACTTGTTTCTTACGAAAAACGCGATGATTTTCATAGAGAACAGAAACGAAATATTGCCGAATTTGCATCATCTCTCATCAAAGAAGGGGACGTTATATATATAGATTCTGGAACTACAGCAGCTCAAATCCCTACTTTTTTGGACAAGGATATTGATTGCACTATCATAACTAATAATTTTGATGTTGTTGAAGTGTGCTCTGAGTTTCATAACGCGAACTTGTTTGTAATAGGGTCCTTATATAATTACAAGACGCGGTCTTTTGTTGAATTAGATACTAGCGCTGAGTTAGTTAATTTTAATATTAATAAAGCATTTATGGCAGCTACGGGACTAACGATTGATAACGGCTTAACAAATTCAGATCCTTTAGAATATGAAATGAAAAAGAAAATCTGTCAAAATTCAACAGAAATCATTGCAGTAGTTGATGAGTCTAAATTCAACAAATCTACCCTCTTAACGTATTGCCCTTTATCTAGTGTTAATCATATTATCTCATCGGATAATATAGCTGATAGGTACAAGGAGTTCTTTATAAAAAAAGAAATTATCTACACAGCTATTGAAGGATAA
- a CDS encoding AraC family transcriptional regulator, whose amino-acid sequence MKVCFADKKKDPIDGKPLLMSISKVESFEGVYKRSMHFHKDFLEVVLVTKGKGEYLIDGRSYLVKQGDLLIFNSLVAHDEYLRQDKLVETYCCSITNICKKGLRENTLIPDNICPVFDTGKHFNRIKVLMSLLFDLLQDNDPINNQTVQSLFEVYLKYIEDNLFNHFTYFNDNVSKDLMHQVKTYLETHYNEKIALDSLAQLVNVSPYYLAHQFKKHYNCSPVNYLIKMRIGEAQTLLQNTKYSVTDIAFRVGFNNLSHFQTTFKKHTGKTPKRYRQDYQKINKID is encoded by the coding sequence ATGAAAGTCTGTTTTGCTGATAAGAAAAAAGATCCAATAGATGGAAAACCACTGTTAATGTCGATAAGTAAAGTTGAGTCTTTTGAAGGTGTCTACAAGAGGTCTATGCATTTTCATAAAGATTTTTTAGAAGTCGTTTTAGTCACAAAAGGTAAAGGGGAATATTTAATTGATGGCCGTAGTTATCTAGTAAAACAAGGGGATTTGCTTATTTTTAATAGCTTAGTTGCTCATGATGAATATTTAAGACAAGATAAACTAGTAGAAACATATTGTTGTAGCATTACCAATATTTGTAAAAAAGGATTACGAGAAAACACCTTAATTCCAGATAATATATGTCCTGTTTTCGATACAGGTAAGCATTTCAATCGAATAAAGGTCCTAATGAGTCTTTTATTTGATTTGTTGCAAGATAATGACCCAATTAATAACCAGACAGTACAATCTTTATTTGAAGTCTACTTAAAGTATATTGAAGATAATCTTTTTAATCACTTCACTTATTTTAATGATAATGTTAGTAAAGACTTGATGCATCAAGTCAAAACATATTTAGAAACACATTATAATGAAAAAATTGCATTAGATAGTTTAGCACAGTTAGTGAATGTAAGTCCCTATTATTTAGCTCATCAGTTTAAAAAACATTACAATTGTTCACCAGTTAATTATTTAATTAAAATGAGAATCGGTGAGGCCCAAACATTACTCCAAAATACGAAATACAGTGTTACAGATATCGCATTTCGGGTTGGATTTAATAATTTAAGTCACTTTCAGACAACCTTTAAAAAACATACAGGTAAGACACCGAAAAGATATCGTCAAGATTATCAAAAAATTAATAAAATTGATTAA
- a CDS encoding glycoside hydrolase family 30 protein, translated as MNAKIYRTTETIRLLQEDVIFTERTKDNSNILKVFPHKKKQKIQGFGSSFTEGSGVSFNKMTEKTKEKLLDLYFGLNGSRYNLARLPIQSCDFSLKNYEYIKDESDLLHENFDFSHDDEYIIPFVKAALKVNPEIVFMASPWSPPAFMKTNQNMNKGGELKEKYYESWALVIKKYLDHYLKNGIKIKKLSVQNEPVAVKPWDSCLYTNKNELLFAAKYLRTILKDSPHEDIQLYIWDHDKDGLIDWIDQSFSLDNQIYAEEIDGVAFHWYTGDHFEQINYLATTYPDKDLLFTEGCVPFNQEPINNHEHAYVYIHDLIGNFKNGTTGYIDWNILLDHEGGPNHMGNTCEAPILYQAEKDKLSINLSYYYINHFSHFIENDAHVILTSSYSSQIEHVGFINPNGDKIIVLYNNGSVSVDFRIVENEKECSLKLSSKEVATVIWQ; from the coding sequence ATGAACGCAAAAATTTATCGTACAACAGAGACTATAAGACTACTTCAAGAAGATGTTATTTTTACTGAACGAACAAAAGATAACAGTAATATTCTAAAAGTTTTTCCACATAAAAAAAAGCAAAAAATACAAGGGTTTGGTAGTTCTTTCACGGAAGGATCTGGTGTATCATTTAATAAAATGACTGAAAAAACAAAGGAAAAATTATTGGATTTATATTTTGGATTAAATGGAAGTAGATACAATTTAGCAAGGCTACCTATTCAAAGTTGTGACTTTTCATTGAAAAATTATGAATATATCAAAGATGAGTCCGATTTGTTACATGAAAATTTTGATTTTTCTCATGATGATGAGTATATTATACCATTCGTTAAAGCCGCTCTTAAAGTGAATCCTGAGATAGTTTTCATGGCATCTCCTTGGAGTCCGCCTGCTTTTATGAAAACAAACCAAAATATGAATAAAGGGGGGGAACTGAAAGAAAAGTATTATGAATCATGGGCGTTAGTCATTAAAAAGTATTTAGACCATTATTTAAAAAATGGGATTAAAATAAAAAAATTATCTGTCCAAAATGAACCTGTTGCGGTAAAACCATGGGACTCGTGTCTTTATACGAATAAAAATGAATTACTTTTTGCTGCAAAATATTTGCGAACTATTTTAAAAGATAGTCCTCACGAAGATATTCAATTATATATTTGGGATCATGATAAAGATGGGTTGATTGATTGGATAGATCAATCATTTAGCTTAGACAACCAAATATATGCTGAAGAAATAGATGGCGTGGCTTTCCATTGGTATACAGGTGATCATTTTGAACAAATTAATTATTTAGCAACAACCTATCCAGATAAGGACTTATTGTTTACAGAAGGGTGCGTGCCGTTTAATCAAGAACCTATTAATAATCATGAACACGCTTATGTTTATATTCATGATTTGATTGGGAATTTCAAAAATGGGACAACTGGTTATATTGATTGGAATATTCTTTTAGATCATGAAGGCGGTCCAAATCATATGGGAAATACTTGTGAAGCGCCTATCCTATACCAAGCGGAAAAAGATAAATTATCAATTAACTTGTCTTATTACTACATCAATCACTTTAGCCATTTCATTGAAAATGATGCTCATGTGATTTTAACATCAAGTTATTCAAGTCAGATTGAGCATGTTGGTTTTATTAATCCAAATGGTGACAAAATTATAGTACTGTACAATAATGGTAGTGTGAGTGTTGATTTTAGAATAGTAGAAAATGAAAAAGAATGCTCTCTAAAACTTTCGTCAAAAGAAGTCGCTACGGTTATTTGGCAATAG
- a CDS encoding Gfo/Idh/MocA family protein, with translation MTLKAGIVGIGFIGVDHLKRLANSISGVEVVAVCDNVPGKAQKALDDLDLKLKDYDHFQKLIDDPEVEVVVITASNEAHADIAVAALEADKYVFCEKPLALNADDCQRVMEAEQKTGKKMLQVGFMRRYDAGYKRLKEVVDNGEIGEPLMLHCRHYNQSQVADYKTARAIYETLIHEIDVLHWLLDDDYEQVKVYFPRQSSLVKSDDGRLKDPQVIVMETTKGINIVVEVFVNCQYGYDINCDITGETGLAQLPNPASVSIRKDAKNSTDILVDWKERFEEAYDVEFQDFFDRLNNNEDPTGPTSWDGYLAAITADACVKSQVSGKTELVKGAKKPEFYNA, from the coding sequence ATGACATTAAAAGCAGGTATCGTAGGGATTGGTTTTATAGGGGTAGATCATTTAAAACGTTTAGCTAATTCTATTTCTGGTGTAGAAGTAGTAGCTGTATGTGACAATGTTCCTGGTAAAGCACAAAAAGCGTTAGATGATTTGGATTTAAAATTGAAAGACTATGATCATTTCCAAAAATTAATTGATGATCCGGAAGTAGAAGTAGTCGTGATTACAGCATCAAATGAAGCCCATGCTGATATTGCCGTAGCCGCTTTAGAAGCTGATAAATACGTTTTTTGCGAAAAACCACTGGCATTAAATGCAGATGATTGTCAACGTGTTATGGAAGCTGAACAAAAAACTGGTAAAAAAATGTTGCAAGTTGGTTTTATGAGACGTTATGATGCTGGTTATAAACGCTTGAAAGAAGTTGTAGACAATGGTGAGATTGGTGAACCGTTGATGTTACATTGTCGTCACTATAACCAAAGTCAAGTGGCTGATTATAAAACAGCACGTGCGATTTATGAAACATTAATTCATGAAATAGATGTGTTACATTGGTTATTAGATGATGATTATGAGCAAGTTAAAGTTTATTTCCCTCGTCAATCATCATTGGTTAAAAGTGATGACGGTCGCTTAAAAGATCCACAAGTGATTGTGATGGAGACAACTAAAGGTATTAATATTGTAGTAGAAGTCTTTGTAAATTGTCAATATGGGTACGATATTAATTGCGATATCACAGGAGAAACAGGTTTAGCACAGTTACCTAACCCTGCTAGCGTGTCAATTAGAAAAGATGCCAAAAATAGTACAGATATTTTAGTTGATTGGAAAGAACGTTTCGAAGAAGCTTATGATGTTGAATTCCAAGATTTCTTCGACCGTCTAAACAACAACGAAGATCCAACAGGACCGACATCTTGGGATGGTTACTTAGCTGCAATTACAGCAGATGCCTGTGTCAAATCACAAGTATCTGGTAAAACAGAATTAGTAAAAGGTGCTAAAAAACCAGAATTTTATAATGCGTAA
- the adhP gene encoding alcohol dehydrogenase AdhP produces MKAAVVTKDHSVEIIDKEMRALKHGEALVDMEFCGVCHTDLHVKNADFGDVTGVTLGHEGIGVVKEIAPGVTSLKVGDRVSVAWFFEGCGHCEYCVNGNETLCREVKNAGYTVDGGMAEQCIVTADYAVKVPDGLDPAAASSVTCAGVTTYKAVKVSTIKPGQWLVVFGLGGLGNLALQYAKNVFNAKVIAVDVNEAQLEFAKELGADMVLNPMTTNVEEEIQNTVGGAHAAVVTAVAKSAFNSAVNAVRAGGTVVAVGLPPESMDLSIPRLVLDGIHVVGSLVGTREDLKEAFEFAKEGKVVPKVHMRPLEDVNDIFDEMVSGKIKGRMVIDLSL; encoded by the coding sequence ATGAAAGCAGCAGTCGTAACTAAAGATCATTCAGTGGAAATAATTGACAAAGAGATGAGAGCGCTTAAACATGGCGAAGCTCTAGTAGATATGGAATTTTGTGGTGTTTGTCATACTGACTTACACGTTAAAAATGCTGATTTTGGCGATGTCACTGGCGTTACATTAGGTCACGAAGGAATTGGTGTTGTTAAAGAAATCGCTCCAGGCGTAACTAGTTTAAAAGTAGGGGATCGTGTCAGCGTTGCTTGGTTCTTTGAAGGATGCGGACACTGTGAATATTGCGTAAATGGAAATGAAACATTGTGTCGTGAAGTTAAAAATGCAGGGTACACAGTTGATGGTGGTATGGCAGAGCAATGTATTGTCACAGCCGACTATGCTGTAAAAGTGCCAGATGGATTAGACCCAGCTGCAGCAAGTAGTGTGACTTGTGCAGGTGTGACAACATATAAAGCAGTAAAAGTTTCTACTATTAAACCAGGTCAATGGTTAGTCGTTTTTGGATTAGGTGGGCTAGGAAACCTTGCGTTACAATATGCTAAAAATGTTTTTAATGCTAAAGTCATTGCAGTTGATGTCAATGAAGCTCAATTGGAATTTGCTAAAGAACTGGGAGCAGATATGGTCTTGAACCCTATGACAACAAATGTTGAAGAAGAAATCCAAAATACAGTGGGTGGCGCTCATGCAGCAGTCGTAACAGCTGTAGCTAAATCAGCTTTTAATTCAGCTGTTAATGCCGTTCGTGCAGGTGGAACAGTTGTGGCTGTTGGTTTACCACCAGAGTCAATGGATTTAAGTATTCCTCGTCTAGTTTTAGATGGTATCCATGTTGTTGGGTCATTAGTCGGAACACGTGAAGATTTGAAAGAAGCATTTGAATTTGCTAAAGAAGGTAAAGTAGTACCTAAAGTACATATGCGTCCATTAGAAGATGTTAATGATATCTTTGATGAAATGGTATCAGGTAAGATCAAAGGACGTATGGTAATCGATTTATCATTATAA
- a CDS encoding TetR/AcrR family transcriptional regulator codes for MKKSRKEEMLFTRKTIIEKATSLFMTQGYKQTSTREIAIASGITQPALYHHFKDKETLYVEVIKELTTNVKESLDKLLSCKNYDERLLSEMIETLIVLHPTNILLMIHDIMSDLKPENQTLLYKLCLQTYNQPFEIFFQKLKDEGRLRHSIEVKTAARYVISSITPLFGPEPKFNVQNKTERIAELTDIFLHGLCTD; via the coding sequence ATGAAAAAATCAAGAAAAGAAGAAATGTTGTTCACGCGTAAAACGATTATTGAAAAAGCAACCTCTTTATTCATGACACAAGGCTATAAACAAACGTCAACACGCGAGATTGCCATAGCTTCTGGTATTACACAACCAGCACTTTACCATCATTTCAAAGATAAAGAAACATTATATGTAGAAGTAATAAAAGAGCTGACGACCAACGTTAAAGAATCTCTGGATAAGTTATTATCCTGTAAAAATTATGATGAACGTTTATTAAGTGAGATGATAGAAACTTTGATTGTCCTTCACCCTACTAACATCTTACTCATGATTCACGATATCATGAGTGACTTAAAACCTGAAAATCAAACCTTACTTTACAAACTTTGTCTTCAAACTTACAATCAACCTTTTGAAATTTTTTTCCAAAAATTAAAAGATGAAGGACGACTACGACACTCAATTGAAGTTAAAACAGCAGCTCGTTATGTTATTTCTAGTATTACACCGTTGTTTGGACCAGAGCCCAAATTTAATGTTCAAAATAAAACCGAGCGCATTGCTGAATTGACGGATATTTTTTTGCATGGCTTATGCACCGATTAA